In a genomic window of Flavobacteriales bacterium:
- a CDS encoding class I SAM-dependent methyltransferase has translation MSMTDAEVARMDELEGSLWWYRGLRALITWALNSHAPKAVDILDAGCGTGGMLKAIGDARRGARLHGIDLSEASCAFTRRKTGAQVVQGSIDALPFAEASCDALVSLDVLGYPMDREAALRGFHRVLRPGGILVLNLAAYQWMLSYHDVAVGQVKRFNRSEASAMLREAGFEVLRTTYWNTLLFPLMALRRKLWPSPEASDVAPFHPIVDKAFGGCLALERRLISFGAALPFGGSVLLVARRPHP, from the coding sequence ATGAGCATGACCGATGCGGAAGTGGCACGCATGGATGAGCTCGAGGGCTCGCTCTGGTGGTACCGTGGGCTGCGCGCACTGATCACCTGGGCGTTGAACAGCCACGCCCCCAAGGCCGTTGACATCCTTGATGCAGGATGCGGAACGGGCGGCATGCTCAAGGCCATCGGTGATGCCCGGCGCGGGGCGCGCCTGCACGGCATCGACCTTTCAGAAGCCTCTTGTGCTTTCACGCGCCGCAAGACCGGTGCGCAAGTCGTGCAAGGCTCCATCGACGCATTGCCTTTCGCCGAAGCCTCCTGCGATGCGCTGGTGAGCCTCGATGTGCTCGGCTATCCCATGGACCGCGAGGCCGCTTTGCGGGGCTTCCATAGGGTGCTCCGTCCGGGAGGAATCCTGGTGCTCAACCTGGCCGCTTACCAGTGGATGCTGAGCTACCATGATGTGGCGGTGGGGCAGGTGAAGCGCTTCAACCGGAGCGAGGCCAGCGCCATGCTCCGTGAGGCGGGCTTTGAGGTGCTGCGCACCACCTACTGGAACACCCTGCTATTCCCGTTGATGGCCCTTCGGCGCAAGCTGTGGCCATCGCCCGAAGCCAGCGACGTCGCTCCCTTCCATCCGATCGTGGATAAGGCCTTCGGGGGATGCTTGGCACTGGAGCGTCGGCTCATTTCCTTCGGGGCGGCGCTGCCCTTCGGTGGTTCTGTGCTCTTGGTGGCCCGGCGCCCGCACCCATGA
- a CDS encoding ATP-grasp domain-containing protein — MPLPLIAVVRGGYTGESVISMQSAARMMAAIDRARFDPLFVSISRTGWSCESPEEAPVAFDRGAFSVDRGHGPERFAGAMIAIHGSPGEDGLLQGYLDLVGVPYQTGGVLCMALTMSKHGTTALLRQLGFDVAPSALLMPRMPDLHARVASIGFPCFVKPDRSGSSLGISKVKSAADVQAALDKAFAECATVMAEAGVTGRELTCGVIDLGGSARALPVCEIVHSKEFFDYDAKYHASDTQELVPAPLPEDVTRLVQERSAAIYTLLECRGMVRVDHIWTGDRLVTIEVNATPGFSGASIFPKMLEVSGIGVAAAVNGLVEQMLQRKG, encoded by the coding sequence ATGCCACTTCCTCTGATCGCCGTGGTTCGCGGCGGATACACCGGTGAATCGGTCATCAGCATGCAGAGCGCGGCCCGCATGATGGCCGCCATCGATCGTGCGCGCTTCGACCCGCTCTTCGTGAGCATCTCACGCACCGGCTGGAGCTGCGAATCGCCCGAGGAAGCCCCGGTCGCATTCGACCGCGGTGCCTTCTCCGTTGATCGAGGCCATGGTCCCGAGCGCTTCGCCGGCGCGATGATCGCGATCCACGGAAGCCCCGGAGAGGATGGGCTGCTGCAGGGATACCTGGACCTGGTTGGCGTGCCATATCAGACCGGTGGCGTGCTGTGCATGGCCCTCACCATGAGCAAGCACGGAACAACCGCGCTCCTGCGGCAGCTCGGCTTCGATGTTGCCCCTTCGGCCCTGCTCATGCCGCGCATGCCCGACCTGCACGCACGCGTCGCCAGCATCGGGTTCCCCTGCTTCGTGAAGCCCGACCGAAGCGGCAGCAGCCTCGGCATCAGCAAAGTGAAGTCGGCAGCCGATGTGCAGGCAGCGCTCGACAAGGCGTTCGCCGAATGCGCCACGGTGATGGCCGAGGCGGGAGTCACCGGCCGCGAGCTCACCTGCGGCGTGATCGACCTGGGCGGATCGGCTCGCGCGCTGCCCGTATGCGAGATCGTGCATTCGAAGGAGTTCTTCGACTACGACGCCAAGTACCACGCGAGCGACACGCAGGAGCTGGTGCCCGCGCCGCTGCCTGAAGATGTGACGCGCTTGGTGCAGGAGCGTTCAGCCGCGATCTACACGCTGCTCGAGTGCCGTGGCATGGTGCGCGTGGACCACATCTGGACCGGCGATCGCCTGGTGACCATCGAAGTGAACGCCACGCCGGGCTTCAGCGGAGCCAGCATCTTCCCGAAGATGCTCGAGGTATCAGGCATCGGAGTGGCGGCTGCGGTGAACGGCCTGGTGGAGCAGATGCTTCAGCGCAAAGGCTGA
- a CDS encoding FdtA/QdtA family cupin domain-containing protein — MTEATIDDLRVLRFGCFTSAEGTLTVFPDTGGSGLDMPIRRVFSVSGVPAGGVRGNHAHRWCTQAVVCLHGSVSIALDDAERSTTMKLDAPGSGISIPPGIWNKLTFEGPDTVVIVFCDKPYDEADYLRDRAEFEALKRS, encoded by the coding sequence ATGACCGAAGCCACCATCGATGACCTGCGCGTGCTGCGCTTCGGCTGCTTCACCAGCGCTGAAGGCACGCTCACCGTATTCCCGGACACAGGCGGATCTGGCCTCGACATGCCCATCCGCCGCGTGTTCTCTGTGAGCGGCGTGCCCGCAGGCGGGGTGCGCGGCAATCATGCCCACCGCTGGTGCACGCAAGCCGTGGTGTGCCTTCATGGCAGCGTGTCCATCGCGTTGGACGATGCGGAGCGCAGCACGACGATGAAGCTCGATGCGCCGGGAAGCGGGATCAGCATCCCTCCGGGCATCTGGAACAAGCTCACCTTCGAGGGCCCCGATACGGTGGTGATCGTGTTCTGCGACAAGCCCTATGACGAAGCCGATTATTTGCGCGACCGTGCCGAGTTCGAAGCCCTGAAGCGGTCATGA
- the rdgB gene encoding RdgB/HAM1 family non-canonical purine NTP pyrophosphatase: MKLVLCTGNAGKVDELRLLLPKGIDVISLTDADLPLDLPETGDTLEANALQKARFAHERTGLPCLADDTGLEVMALDGAPGVLSARYAGPSKDPVANMRKLLDELRGAADRSARFRTVIAFVATNQERSFEGVVHGTIIEAPRGAGGFGYDPIFKPEQHARTFAEMDIQEKNALSHRARAMRAATDFLRTQPLR; this comes from the coding sequence ATGAAGCTGGTACTCTGCACCGGGAATGCTGGCAAGGTGGACGAGCTCAGGCTGCTGTTGCCGAAGGGCATCGACGTGATCTCCTTGACGGATGCCGACCTTCCCCTCGACCTTCCCGAGACAGGCGATACGCTGGAGGCGAACGCGCTGCAAAAGGCCCGCTTCGCGCACGAACGCACGGGCCTTCCCTGTCTCGCCGATGATACCGGCCTTGAAGTGATGGCTCTGGATGGCGCGCCCGGCGTGCTTTCCGCGCGCTATGCCGGGCCTTCGAAGGATCCCGTGGCCAACATGCGCAAGCTGCTTGATGAATTGCGCGGAGCTGCGGATCGATCGGCCCGGTTCCGAACGGTGATCGCTTTCGTGGCGACTAATCAGGAGCGCAGTTTCGAGGGCGTGGTCCATGGGACGATCATCGAAGCGCCGCGCGGCGCGGGTGGCTTCGGATACGATCCCATCTTCAAGCCGGAGCAGCACGCGCGCACCTTCGCTGAGATGGATATTCAGGAGAAGAACGCGTTGAGCCACCGCGCCCGGGCCATGCGCGCGGCGACGGATTTCCTCCGCACTCAGCCTTTGCGCTGA
- a CDS encoding polysaccharide biosynthesis C-terminal domain-containing protein, protein MSLKRSIFFTSLTQVPTLLLYFAASMLMTRLLGDQGRGEYALVTNQAALFALLLSLNIGYGISYFAAKSGNARDVVGTAMALLLANLVLAPVLLAAVRAVPAASDVLMPMRADHWLYWGFVYLSIMLSLLNTACLSMLLSQKRFRELNISSIIGATASALGFAALFIVRDRIHPDHMLAAVLIVTIAGQAVITGLSCVLYAMHIGLKPVPAWNWSVIRPILAFSMVGYLSTLVNMVNYRFDTWVVNHYHGTASLGLYAVGVGLAQLLFHVPEPFSRVVQPYLFGAHDPGMLARFKAVARINFTTVLALALILAVLAPLVVTLLFGEVFAGSVLPLRLLLPGIVLNCAFKLLAQLVVQGGMQRINLIAAVIGACCTVGLDFALIPRMGIAGAAIASTLAYALVLAIVLHAIRWRMGIPIGDLFIVRASDIRALIGGKLHAAEDPSSLRP, encoded by the coding sequence ATGAGCCTGAAGCGGAGCATCTTCTTCACCTCGCTCACGCAAGTGCCCACCTTGCTGTTGTACTTCGCAGCGAGCATGCTCATGACCCGGCTGCTCGGCGACCAGGGCCGCGGCGAGTATGCGCTGGTCACCAACCAGGCGGCCTTGTTCGCCCTGCTGCTCTCGCTCAACATCGGGTACGGCATCAGCTACTTCGCGGCAAAGAGCGGCAATGCGCGCGATGTGGTGGGCACGGCCATGGCACTGCTCCTGGCGAACCTGGTGCTCGCACCGGTGCTGCTGGCGGCGGTGCGCGCGGTGCCTGCCGCAAGCGACGTGCTGATGCCGATGCGCGCCGATCACTGGCTCTATTGGGGCTTCGTGTACCTGAGCATCATGCTTTCCTTGCTCAATACGGCCTGCCTATCGATGCTGCTGAGCCAGAAGCGCTTCCGTGAGCTGAACATCTCGAGCATCATCGGGGCCACGGCGAGCGCCCTTGGCTTCGCCGCGCTGTTCATCGTGCGCGACCGGATCCACCCGGACCATATGCTGGCGGCCGTGCTGATCGTCACCATCGCCGGCCAAGCGGTGATCACCGGGCTATCGTGCGTGCTTTACGCCATGCACATCGGCCTGAAACCGGTGCCGGCCTGGAACTGGAGCGTGATCCGCCCCATCCTCGCCTTCAGCATGGTGGGCTACTTGAGCACCTTGGTGAACATGGTCAACTACCGGTTCGACACCTGGGTGGTGAACCACTATCACGGCACGGCCAGCCTTGGGCTCTACGCTGTGGGCGTGGGCCTGGCTCAATTGCTCTTCCATGTGCCTGAGCCCTTCTCCCGTGTGGTGCAGCCCTACCTCTTCGGCGCGCACGATCCGGGGATGCTGGCGCGCTTCAAGGCGGTGGCGCGCATCAACTTCACCACCGTGCTGGCCTTGGCGCTGATCCTGGCGGTGCTTGCACCCTTGGTGGTGACGCTGCTCTTCGGCGAGGTGTTCGCGGGATCGGTGCTGCCCTTGCGGCTGCTGCTTCCCGGAATCGTCCTCAACTGCGCCTTCAAGCTGCTCGCGCAACTGGTGGTGCAGGGCGGGATGCAGCGCATCAACCTCATCGCGGCGGTGATCGGCGCGTGCTGCACCGTCGGCCTCGATTTCGCGCTGATCCCGCGGATGGGGATCGCCGGGGCCGCCATCGCCAGCACCTTGGCGTATGCCTTGGTGCTGGCCATCGTGCTGCATGCCATCCGCTGGCGCATGGGCATCCCTATAGGCGACCTCTTCATCGTCCGAGCCTCCGATATTCGCGCGCTGATCGGCGGGAAACTGCATGCAGCGGAAGACCCAAGCAGCCTTCGACCGTGA
- a CDS encoding glycosyltransferase family 2 protein: MISLSIVIPVYNGATSIERLVHELAGLRIDGGVEVVLVNDCSPDQSWEAIRRLCLEAPMPIIAIDLARNFGEHNAVMAGYAAANGQYIINIDDDFQNPPSEVKRLFEHHLLHAELDVVYTYYERKQHSLFRNLGSRFNDAVANVLLDKPKDLYLSSFRCINRFLRDRVLEYGGPYPYIDGIILENTQRIGQLKVLHAPRAEGSSGYTLRKLVRLWLIMFINFSVMPLRVSSVIGIVVSLVGFIMAITAFIESLLTDTPQGWASIMAAVVVFSGIQLLMLGLIGEYLGRLFLMHKGKPMYTVREKREAAPGA, from the coding sequence ATGATCTCCCTCTCCATCGTCATCCCCGTTTACAACGGGGCCACCAGCATCGAGCGCTTGGTGCATGAGCTCGCCGGCCTCCGCATCGATGGCGGGGTCGAAGTGGTGCTGGTGAATGATTGCAGCCCCGATCAGAGCTGGGAGGCGATCCGGCGCCTTTGCCTGGAAGCGCCCATGCCCATCATCGCCATCGACCTGGCGCGGAATTTCGGCGAGCACAACGCCGTGATGGCAGGCTATGCCGCCGCGAACGGACAGTACATCATCAACATCGACGACGATTTCCAGAACCCGCCCTCGGAGGTGAAGCGCCTATTCGAGCACCATTTGCTCCATGCCGAGCTCGATGTGGTGTACACGTATTACGAGCGCAAGCAGCATTCGCTCTTCCGCAACCTGGGCAGCCGCTTCAACGATGCCGTGGCCAACGTTCTGCTCGACAAGCCCAAGGACCTCTACCTGTCGAGCTTCCGCTGCATCAACCGCTTCCTGCGCGACCGCGTGCTGGAATACGGTGGACCTTACCCGTACATCGATGGGATCATCCTGGAGAACACCCAGCGCATCGGCCAGCTCAAGGTGCTGCACGCCCCCCGCGCTGAAGGGAGCAGCGGCTACACGCTGCGAAAGCTCGTGCGGCTCTGGTTGATCATGTTCATCAACTTCTCGGTGATGCCGCTTCGGGTGAGCAGCGTGATCGGCATCGTGGTGAGCCTGGTTGGATTCATCATGGCCATCACCGCCTTCATCGAGAGCCTGCTCACCGATACGCCCCAGGGCTGGGCCTCCATCATGGCCGCCGTCGTGGTCTTCTCCGGCATCCAACTGCTCATGCTGGGCCTCATCGGTGAATACCTCGGGCGCCTCTTCCTTATGCACAAAGGCAAGCCCATGTACACCGTTCGCGAGAAGCGTGAGGCCGCTCCCGGTGCTTGA
- a CDS encoding class I SAM-dependent methyltransferase, whose amino-acid sequence MEPRFNRNRIIVAVGAPFAVAAIGVLAHAAWGTVGLVAPMALATAFVVLLLIDLRHHRMQVFNKQYAEGRSAFHQIEAIMGLNALLRPELPLPATRSWAAAPDLLREVATHCLTRNVRLAVEAGSGVSTLVMAYCFKRKGLGRVIALEHDAKYAERSRQLLSDHGLSDFATVVHAPLVKQMIDGREWHWYDLSRLALDAPIDLLLVDGPPDTTQPLARWPAMPLLKAHLAGGATVILDDGDRDDERETARRWKAANPAATLDHLPLEGGTWVLRL is encoded by the coding sequence ATGGAACCACGCTTCAATCGCAACAGGATCATCGTGGCTGTGGGCGCACCGTTCGCGGTGGCAGCTATTGGGGTGCTGGCGCACGCCGCCTGGGGCACCGTTGGCCTCGTCGCGCCCATGGCGTTGGCCACGGCCTTCGTCGTGCTGTTGCTGATCGACCTCCGGCACCACCGCATGCAGGTGTTCAACAAGCAATACGCCGAAGGCCGTAGCGCCTTCCACCAGATCGAAGCCATCATGGGCCTCAATGCGCTGTTGCGGCCGGAGCTGCCCTTGCCCGCTACCCGTTCGTGGGCAGCGGCACCTGACCTGTTGCGCGAAGTGGCTACGCATTGCCTCACGCGGAACGTGCGCTTGGCGGTGGAGGCCGGCAGTGGCGTCTCAACGCTGGTGATGGCCTATTGCTTCAAGCGCAAGGGGCTAGGACGCGTGATCGCGCTGGAGCACGATGCCAAGTACGCCGAACGCAGCCGGCAACTGCTCTCTGATCACGGCCTCAGCGATTTCGCCACCGTGGTGCACGCGCCCTTGGTGAAGCAGATGATCGATGGCCGTGAATGGCACTGGTACGACCTTTCCCGTCTCGCGTTGGATGCGCCGATCGATCTCCTGCTGGTTGATGGTCCGCCGGATACCACGCAGCCCCTGGCACGCTGGCCGGCGATGCCCCTGCTGAAGGCGCACCTGGCCGGAGGGGCCACCGTGATCCTCGATGACGGCGACCGGGATGATGAGCGCGAGACCGCGCGCCGCTGGAAAGCCGCGAATCCGGCCGCCACGCTCGATCACTTGCCGCTGGAGGGGGGCACTTGGGTGCTGCGGCTCTGA
- a CDS encoding DegT/DnrJ/EryC1/StrS family aminotransferase: MPSSPLLTSDPRAAYLALRPEIDAAIREVLEGPAYILGEAVSRFESGFAAYNGARFGIGVNNGTDALHLAIRALGLGAGDEVITVSHTAVATVAAIDMSGATPVLADVDPRTRTIDPKAVEALITPRTQAIIAVHLYGHPADLGALQSICAEHGLRLIEDCAQAHAAEWKGRKVGTFGHAAAFSFYPTKNLGAIGDAGMVLTDDEQVADRLRLLRQYGWRAPQHSELRGWNSRLDPLQAAILSVKLMHLDACALRRRQLAQRYLIQLADQPLILPMVSDGCAHAYHLFVVEAADQAMRDSLRAHLLRAGIHAGVHYPEPVHAQPAYLGVSRGPMPVSERLARTVLSLPLYPEMTDADADRVASSVHDFFAARS; this comes from the coding sequence ATGCCTTCGTCCCCCTTGCTCACGAGCGATCCGCGCGCTGCCTATCTGGCGCTCCGCCCCGAGATTGATGCGGCCATCCGCGAAGTGCTCGAAGGCCCCGCCTACATCCTTGGGGAGGCCGTGTCGCGTTTCGAATCCGGTTTCGCCGCATACAATGGAGCCCGCTTCGGCATCGGCGTGAACAATGGCACCGACGCTTTGCATCTCGCGATTCGCGCTCTGGGCCTAGGCGCTGGCGATGAGGTGATCACCGTTTCGCATACTGCGGTGGCCACCGTCGCGGCGATTGATATGTCCGGTGCCACGCCCGTGCTCGCCGATGTGGACCCGCGCACGCGCACCATCGACCCGAAGGCCGTTGAAGCGCTCATCACGCCGCGCACCCAGGCCATCATCGCCGTCCACCTTTACGGCCACCCTGCAGACCTGGGCGCGCTGCAGTCGATCTGCGCGGAGCATGGCCTCCGATTGATCGAGGACTGCGCGCAAGCGCATGCTGCCGAATGGAAGGGCAGGAAGGTCGGCACCTTCGGGCACGCTGCCGCCTTCAGTTTCTATCCCACCAAGAACCTCGGCGCCATCGGTGATGCTGGCATGGTGCTCACGGACGATGAGCAGGTTGCCGACCGCCTCCGGCTCTTGCGCCAGTATGGTTGGCGCGCGCCTCAGCACAGCGAGCTGCGTGGTTGGAACAGCCGGCTCGATCCGCTCCAGGCCGCCATCCTCAGCGTGAAGCTCATGCACCTCGATGCGTGCGCATTACGGCGCAGGCAGCTCGCGCAACGGTACCTCATCCAGCTCGCGGACCAGCCGCTTATCCTGCCCATGGTGAGCGATGGCTGCGCGCATGCCTATCATCTGTTCGTGGTGGAAGCGGCTGATCAAGCCATGCGCGATTCATTGCGCGCGCATCTTCTTCGCGCGGGCATCCATGCCGGCGTCCATTACCCGGAGCCGGTCCACGCGCAGCCCGCTTACCTCGGCGTCTCGCGTGGCCCGATGCCGGTGAGCGAGCGCCTTGCACGCACCGTGCTCTCCTTGCCGCTCTATCCGGAAATGACCGATGCTGATGCTGACCGTGTGGCGAGCTCCGTCCACGATTTCTTTGCTGCGCGCTCATGA
- a CDS encoding acyltransferase, producing MALRTIDAVRGLAALAVVLFHYGGVVLPTLAPHPLEGLLSFGEYGVEVFFVLSGFVIPYSMVRGGYGWGALGPFMWKRYLRIAPLAYFSALLMIAYHLLSKILLGRPVQSHDWPGIDAASVIGNLLFHPQLLGSSWFNFVFWTLAVELQFYFAIALTLPMLLQARLAALNAAILVALLGLSLVVNEGFILHSGYFILGVAAFLHRQGSIGARAFVAVSVATVAALLLRDEWAPVGLSIATTGLLLWRPGLGSRFTDWLGAISYCLYLMHVPVGYFCESALKRVTGLHELAWGKVLLLFVYTGIALLAAHLLYRVAERPWLERLKRIRINAGPGPTTGRGTPASNGSRR from the coding sequence ATGGCCCTGCGCACCATCGATGCGGTGCGCGGGCTTGCAGCATTGGCCGTGGTGCTGTTCCATTACGGAGGGGTCGTGCTCCCTACGCTTGCGCCGCATCCGCTGGAAGGCCTGCTGTCCTTCGGCGAATACGGCGTAGAGGTGTTCTTCGTGCTATCCGGCTTCGTGATCCCTTACAGCATGGTGCGCGGCGGCTACGGTTGGGGAGCATTGGGCCCGTTCATGTGGAAGCGGTACCTCCGCATCGCCCCGCTTGCGTACTTCTCGGCCTTGCTGATGATCGCCTATCACCTGCTGTCCAAGATCCTGCTTGGCCGCCCTGTTCAATCGCACGATTGGCCCGGGATCGATGCCGCTTCGGTCATCGGCAACCTGCTCTTCCATCCGCAGCTCCTCGGCAGCAGCTGGTTCAACTTCGTTTTCTGGACCCTTGCCGTCGAGCTCCAGTTCTACTTCGCCATCGCGTTGACGCTGCCGATGCTGCTGCAGGCCAGGCTTGCCGCATTGAATGCCGCGATCCTGGTCGCCCTGCTGGGCCTGAGCCTGGTGGTGAACGAGGGCTTCATCCTGCACTCCGGGTATTTCATCCTTGGGGTTGCGGCCTTCCTTCATCGCCAAGGCAGCATCGGCGCCCGCGCCTTCGTCGCTGTTTCCGTCGCAACGGTGGCGGCCTTGCTGCTAAGGGATGAATGGGCCCCGGTCGGGCTATCGATCGCTACCACGGGACTGCTGCTCTGGAGGCCGGGCTTGGGATCGCGCTTCACTGATTGGCTCGGGGCCATCAGCTATTGCCTCTACCTGATGCACGTGCCCGTCGGCTATTTCTGCGAGAGCGCCCTGAAGCGGGTGACAGGCCTGCATGAGCTGGCATGGGGCAAGGTGCTGCTTCTCTTCGTGTACACCGGCATCGCGCTCCTCGCCGCCCACCTCCTCTACCGCGTGGCCGAGCGCCCATGGTTGGAGCGATTGAAGCGGATCAGGATCAACGCCGGGCCGGGCCCGACAACGGGAAGGGGAACTCCTGCATCCAACGGTTCACGCCGATGA
- a CDS encoding FkbM family methyltransferase produces the protein MSALKGFAKRLYAALPFKQPLFTALRAVVPVPEPVYRHLHFKGIITVKVDAKASFRIRHHGHLIENELFWRGLSGWEKTSLELWTRLCRQSQVILDIGANTGVYALVAKAVAPKAVIAALEPVPRVFVRLEDNIALNGGGITALRAAASDHKGSAVLYDQGWADHVLSVSLDPEWNKQDPNLTPIDVPCLTVMDVLSELKQPTVDLVKIDVETYEPTVLRGFVDLIRRDKPTMLIELLNDTVAQQVAELVDGLGYAYYNIDDQAWPPLRTERLSRSAHYNFLICRPEVAASIGL, from the coding sequence ATGAGCGCCCTGAAGGGATTCGCCAAACGCCTGTATGCTGCGCTGCCCTTCAAGCAGCCTCTGTTCACCGCCCTGCGAGCGGTGGTGCCTGTGCCTGAGCCGGTTTACCGGCACTTGCACTTCAAGGGCATCATCACGGTGAAGGTCGATGCCAAGGCCTCTTTCCGGATCAGGCACCACGGCCATCTGATCGAGAATGAGCTCTTCTGGCGGGGCCTCTCCGGCTGGGAGAAGACTTCTTTGGAGCTGTGGACGCGCTTATGCCGCCAATCCCAGGTGATCCTGGACATCGGTGCCAATACCGGTGTTTACGCGCTCGTAGCGAAGGCCGTGGCGCCCAAGGCGGTGATCGCGGCCCTGGAGCCCGTGCCCCGGGTGTTCGTGCGGCTCGAGGACAACATCGCGCTCAACGGCGGCGGGATCACCGCCCTGCGCGCAGCCGCTAGCGACCATAAGGGCAGCGCGGTGCTCTACGATCAGGGCTGGGCCGACCATGTGCTCTCCGTCTCACTTGATCCGGAGTGGAACAAGCAGGATCCGAACCTGACCCCGATCGACGTGCCCTGCCTCACCGTGATGGATGTGCTGTCTGAACTGAAGCAGCCAACGGTGGATCTGGTGAAGATCGACGTGGAGACCTACGAACCCACGGTGCTCCGCGGCTTCGTGGACCTGATCCGCCGCGACAAGCCGACTATGCTGATCGAGTTGCTCAACGACACGGTGGCCCAGCAAGTAGCCGAGCTGGTGGATGGCCTGGGCTATGCCTATTACAACATCGACGATCAGGCCTGGCCACCGCTGCGCACCGAGCGCTTGAGCCGCAGCGCCCACTACAACTTCCTGATCTGCCGACCTGAGGTGGCCGCGAGCATCGGGCTGTGA